In Edaphobacter aggregans, the sequence CGAGCAGGAGTGCGACAGCGGTGTGGCGGACGGGAAGGAGATTGAGGCCGAAGAGCGCGAGCAGGACGAAGAGGGTTCCGAGGGAACCCGGGACTACGGTTCCGGGGACGTTGAATTCGAGGTAGATGAGGAGGCCGCCGATGACGAGGAGGAGGACCGCGATGTTGGGGTTGGTGAGTTGGCTGAGGAGACGCTCGCGGCGTGAGGGCGGGACGGGGAGGATGGTGGCGTTGCGGAGGTTGAGGGTTTCGGTGGTGCCGTTGAAGCGAGTGATGGTGCGGCCGTCGAGGGCGGCGAGGAGGGAGGCGTCGTCGGGGGAGTCGAGGTCGATGAGGTGGAGCTTGAGGGCTTCGGCGTCGCTGTAGGATTTTGAGTTGCGGACAGCGTCTTCGGCGGCCTGGGTGTTGCGGTGGCGGCGGTCGGTGAAGGAGCGGAGGAAGGCTGCGGCGTCGTTCTCGATTTTTTGCTTGAGGACGGGGTCGGGGTTTGACGCGCCTTCGATGACGGGGTGGGCTGCGCCGGCGTTGGTGCCGGGGGCCATGGCGGCGACGTCGGCGGACTCGAGGAGGAAGAAGCCGGCAGAACCGGCTCGGCTGCCGGAGGGGGAGATGTAGAGGATGACAGGGACGGGGGAGTTTTCGATAGCCTGCACCATGACGCGGGTGGAATCGAGGAGTCCTCCGGGAGTGCCGAGGGAGATGAGGACGGCGGCTGCTCGGATGCGGGCGGCCTGGTCGAGACCGCGCTGGAGATAGTCAGCGGTGATGGGCTGGATGGTGTCGTGGATGGTTAGCTTGAGGACTACTGGCTGGGGGGATTGGGCGCGGAGAGGGAGGGTGAGGAAGAGGATTGTTAGGAGGAGGGTGAGTATTTTGCCGGAGGAGAGAGGGGTGCGGCTTTGGGCGAAATGCGGGGGTTCTTCGCTGCGCTCAGAATGACAGGCATGACGACGCGTGGTATTCATGGGAGGGTTTGTCCTCGGGATTGGAGGGCTTGCTTCATGCCCTGGGCGGCGGTGTTGTTGGGTTCTAGGTGGAGGGCGTTGGCGACACTGGAGGCGGAGCCGGCTAGCTGGTTGGCCTGAAGGTCAAGGCGGGCGAGGACGAGGTAGGCTGCGGCGTTGGGTTTTAGCTTGAGGGAGGAGTTGGCTTCGGCGCGGGCTTGCGTTGGGTCGCCGCTTTGTTCACGGACCTGGGCGAGACCGGCGTGGGCGGTCGAGGTTGAGAGGGCGTTGGTGGGGTCGGCGGCGAGGGCAGCTTGGAATTGCTGCTCGGCTTCGGCGATGAGGCCCTGGGCCAGGTAGTCATGGCCTAGCTGGGTGTATTGGGTGGCCTGCTCAGCGGGCGGTAAGGTGGCCATACGCATGGCGCGTAC encodes:
- a CDS encoding NfeD family protein, coding for MNTTRRHACHSERSEEPPHFAQSRTPLSSGKILTLLLTILFLTLPLRAQSPQPVVLKLTIHDTIQPITADYLQRGLDQAARIRAAAVLISLGTPGGLLDSTRVMVQAIENSPVPVILYISPSGSRAGSAGFFLLESADVAAMAPGTNAGAAHPVIEGASNPDPVLKQKIENDAAAFLRSFTDRRHRNTQAAEDAVRNSKSYSDAEALKLHLIDLDSPDDASLLAALDGRTITRFNGTTETLNLRNATILPVPPSRRERLLSQLTNPNIAVLLLVIGGLLIYLEFNVPGTVVPGSLGTLFVLLALFGLNLLPVRHTAVALLLAALILIVLEAKFTSHGALGLAGIVCLVFGLMTLVDSPIPELRVHPATAIAAGLGFGGITFGLAWIALKARRSKVLTGPQAMIGAIALTRTPLAPTGQVEIRGEIWRARLQDPGTVTIGSTVRVRSIDGLTLLVDPAPNAIYH